A single region of the Sulfitobacter geojensis genome encodes:
- a CDS encoding response regulator has protein sequence MSKHKKILLVDDDPDIRELISLFLASEPYDIVESSDVPAALQSLSSHGPFDLVILDFWLGQDHAVSVIDKIRSKDQSTPVIMISGGNRRMDLESTAAISDISGAVVFLQKPFQKATLLDAVNSALRP, from the coding sequence ATGAGCAAACATAAAAAGATCCTGTTGGTCGATGACGATCCCGATATCCGTGAATTGATCTCGCTATTCCTGGCTTCGGAACCTTATGACATCGTCGAGTCCAGTGACGTCCCTGCCGCGCTTCAAAGCTTGTCGTCGCATGGGCCATTCGATCTTGTGATCCTTGATTTCTGGCTTGGTCAAGATCACGCGGTTTCTGTCATCGACAAGATCCGGTCGAAAGATCAAAGCACGCCGGTCATCATGATTTCGGGGGGCAACCGCAGGATGGATCTTGAATCTACCGCTGCGATCTCAGACATCAGCGGCGCGGTTGTATTCCTGCAAAAGCCTTTTCAAAAAGCAACTCTACTGGATGCTGTAAACTCCGCGCTCCGTCCCTAA
- a CDS encoding caspase family protein, whose translation MKTQSAIPVLFLTILWVALMVGISTAAHAGRVALVVGNAQYQNTQTLANPRNDAQAIASSLRALGFEVFDGYDLTRNAFEELIRDFARGAEGADAAVLYYAGHGLEVGSVNYLVPVDANIRDEADLKFETISLDDIIGFMEREQRTNLIFLDACRDNPMARNLSLNMGTRSVAVGRGLAPVDTGVGTLIAYATQPGNVALDGAGRHSPFTDALLDHISTPDLDVEIMMRSVRRDVMQKTAGQQVPWSSSSLTGSFIFQPKPVQTATPTAPPAAAPEPLTPERKTLPVLPLDNRKDQELTLKVQTQLNRLGCNAGTPDGIWGRKSHAALMRLVEHAPSIEIGAQEPSAVLLRQIAQLDGRICPLVCAPTQNLIDGACVRKTCASGQRLSSRGQCYTPQVAKPRNRTTSKSSSSCFKYNGQTFCD comes from the coding sequence ATGAAGACCCAGAGTGCAATTCCCGTACTGTTTCTCACCATTCTCTGGGTGGCGTTGATGGTAGGCATCAGCACCGCCGCGCATGCCGGTCGTGTGGCGCTGGTGGTGGGGAATGCGCAGTATCAGAACACGCAAACGCTGGCCAACCCGCGCAATGATGCACAAGCGATTGCCAGCTCTTTGCGTGCCTTGGGGTTCGAGGTTTTTGATGGTTATGATCTCACTCGCAATGCCTTCGAAGAATTGATCCGCGACTTCGCGCGCGGTGCCGAAGGTGCCGATGCTGCGGTACTTTATTACGCCGGTCACGGGTTAGAAGTCGGCAGTGTGAATTATCTAGTGCCAGTGGATGCGAACATCCGTGACGAGGCTGATTTAAAATTCGAAACCATCAGTCTTGATGACATTATCGGCTTTATGGAGCGCGAACAGCGCACCAATCTGATCTTTCTGGACGCTTGCCGTGACAACCCGATGGCGCGCAATCTGTCGTTGAACATGGGCACGCGATCGGTCGCTGTCGGGCGCGGGTTGGCACCTGTGGACACGGGTGTTGGCACCTTGATTGCTTATGCCACACAACCCGGGAATGTCGCGCTTGACGGTGCGGGGCGCCACTCTCCATTTACCGATGCATTGCTTGACCATATTTCAACGCCTGATCTGGATGTCGAAATCATGATGCGCAGCGTCCGGCGGGACGTCATGCAAAAGACCGCGGGCCAGCAGGTTCCGTGGAGCAGTTCGTCGCTCACCGGCAGTTTCATTTTTCAGCCCAAGCCTGTCCAGACGGCCACACCGACAGCGCCGCCAGCGGCCGCGCCCGAACCTTTAACCCCAGAACGCAAAACTCTACCTGTGCTCCCTCTTGATAACCGGAAAGACCAGGAGCTGACACTAAAGGTTCAAACCCAGCTTAACCGTCTGGGCTGTAATGCGGGCACGCCGGATGGAATTTGGGGCCGCAAAAGCCATGCCGCACTTATGCGTCTGGTCGAACATGCTCCTTCAATTGAAATAGGGGCACAGGAACCAAGCGCAGTGCTGTTGCGCCAAATTGCGCAACTTGACGGCAGAATCTGCCCACTGGTCTGCGCCCCGACCCAAAATTTGATTGACGGGGCATGTGTGCGCAAGACCTGCGCCAGCGGACAGCGCCTGTCCTCGCGCGGTCAATGTTACACACCGCAAGTCGCGAAACCCCGCAACAGAACAACATCGAAATCCAGCTCCAGCTGTTTCAAATACAACGGTCAGACGTTTTGCGACTGA
- a CDS encoding helix-turn-helix domain-containing protein: MMENTDAILSLLPTRLKDARRAKGLSLDAVAKLSGVSRSMVSQIERGESSPTISTLWNLTKALQVDFAGLLEDDLESRIEVLRSGNVPAIEKLSAGYSIRILSPPEEAGRHEVYDLRFQENGVLDSLPHATGAREHLTVIHGHLTVTSGDAVEQLAEGDTARYAADVAHRITADGPARAFLVVHGA, encoded by the coding sequence ATTATGGAAAACACCGACGCAATACTATCGCTTCTCCCGACCCGCCTGAAGGATGCGCGCCGCGCCAAGGGCCTGTCGCTTGATGCTGTGGCAAAACTGTCGGGCGTTTCGCGGAGCATGGTCAGCCAGATCGAGCGGGGCGAATCCTCGCCTACGATTTCAACGTTATGGAACCTGACCAAGGCGCTTCAGGTCGATTTTGCCGGACTTCTTGAGGATGATCTGGAAAGCCGTATCGAAGTTTTGCGCAGCGGCAATGTGCCTGCGATTGAAAAACTTAGCGCGGGATATTCAATACGTATCCTTTCGCCACCGGAAGAAGCCGGACGTCACGAGGTATACGACCTGCGGTTTCAGGAAAACGGCGTTCTGGACAGCCTGCCCCATGCCACCGGCGCACGCGAACATCTGACGGTTATCCACGGCCATCTGACAGTGACCAGCGGTGACGCGGTTGAACAACTGGCCGAAGGCGACACCGCGCGATACGCGGCAGACGTTGCCCACCGGATCACTGCCGATGGACCTGCACGCGCGTTTTTGGTGGTGCACGGCGCCTGA
- a CDS encoding glycine C-acetyltransferase — translation MTTAFLTHMTDTLAQIDAEKMTKHERLITSPQAGHVTANGKSVINLCANNYLGLADHPDLIQAAKTAMDDKGFGMASVRFICGTQDLHRTLETRIARFLGKDDSILFAACFDANGGLFEPLLGPEDAIISDALNHASIIDGIRLCKAKRYRYANSDMDDLETQLKAAKADGARFIMIATDGVFSMDGYLAKLPAITKLAETYGALVMVDDCHSTGFMGPKGTGTPAHFGVDVDILTGTLGKALGGAIGGYIAGPQPVIDLLRQRARPYLFSNSLPPSIVAAGLEAIRLVEEGDALRAQLFKNATYWRDGLTRLGFDLLPGEHPIIPVMLGEAHLAQEMAARLFDEGVYVSGFFFPVVPRGQARIRTQMNAALTFDDLDRALAAFAVAGKAVGVLK, via the coding sequence ATGACCACAGCTTTCTTGACCCACATGACCGATACGCTGGCGCAAATCGACGCGGAAAAGATGACCAAACACGAACGGCTCATCACCTCGCCGCAGGCGGGTCACGTCACCGCAAACGGCAAATCGGTGATCAACCTTTGCGCCAACAACTACCTCGGGCTTGCTGACCACCCCGACCTGATCCAAGCTGCCAAAACGGCGATGGACGACAAGGGTTTCGGCATGGCTTCAGTCCGGTTTATCTGTGGCACCCAAGACCTGCACCGCACGTTAGAGACGCGGATTGCGCGGTTTCTGGGCAAGGACGACTCCATCCTGTTTGCCGCCTGTTTTGATGCCAATGGCGGGCTGTTCGAACCGCTTTTGGGGCCGGAAGACGCCATCATTTCCGACGCCCTGAACCATGCTTCGATCATCGACGGCATCCGTTTGTGCAAGGCCAAGCGCTATCGCTATGCCAATTCCGACATGGACGACCTTGAAACCCAGCTAAAGGCCGCAAAGGCAGACGGTGCGAGGTTCATCATGATCGCGACCGATGGCGTTTTCAGCATGGACGGCTATCTGGCGAAGCTGCCCGCAATCACCAAACTGGCTGAAACCTATGGCGCGCTGGTCATGGTGGATGATTGCCACTCAACCGGTTTTATGGGCCCAAAAGGCACGGGCACACCCGCCCATTTTGGTGTTGATGTCGACATTCTGACCGGTACCTTGGGCAAAGCTTTGGGCGGCGCGATTGGCGGATACATCGCTGGCCCGCAACCGGTGATCGACCTGCTGCGCCAACGCGCCCGTCCCTATCTGTTTTCCAACTCCCTGCCCCCGTCCATTGTTGCAGCAGGCCTCGAAGCCATTCGTCTGGTTGAAGAGGGCGATGCCCTGCGCGCGCAATTGTTCAAAAACGCGACCTACTGGCGGGACGGGCTGACCCGTCTGGGATTTGACCTGTTGCCGGGCGAGCACCCGATCATTCCAGTGATGCTGGGCGAGGCGCATCTGGCACAAGAGATGGCCGCCCGACTGTTTGACGAAGGCGTCTATGTCAGCGGCTTCTTTTTCCCCGTTGTGCCACGCGGTCAGGCCCGCATCCGCACCCAGATGAACGCCGCCTTGACGTTTGACGATCTGGACCGCGCACTGGCAGCATTCGCGGTTGCCGGCAAAGCAGTAGGTGTTTTGAAATGA
- the tdh gene encoding L-threonine 3-dehydrogenase: MSNEMNALVKAHPREGLWLQTAPVPEIGQDDVLIRINKTGICGTDIHIWNWDEWAQKTVPVPLITGHEFAGEIVEIGRNVQGLHMGQRCSGEGHLIGKQSRQSRGGKFHLDPETRGIGVNEQGAFAEYLRLPAFNVVPLPDEISDDIGAILDPLGNAVHTALSFDLLGEDVLITGAGPIGIMAAAVARHAGARNVVITDINQDRLDLAAKVADVTPVNVTSEDLADVQGRLKIKQGFDVGLEMSGNQAALDQMVEAMVMGGRIALLGIPPGKSPVDWSRIVFKAITLKGIYGREIFETWYKMIAMIQNGLDVFGVITHRFAMKDFEKGFSVMKSGLSGKVVLDWRAG; this comes from the coding sequence ATGAGCAATGAAATGAATGCCCTGGTCAAGGCCCACCCGCGTGAAGGGCTTTGGCTGCAAACCGCACCTGTTCCAGAAATCGGGCAGGATGACGTTCTGATCCGCATTAACAAAACCGGCATTTGCGGCACCGACATCCACATTTGGAACTGGGATGAATGGGCGCAAAAAACCGTGCCTGTGCCTCTGATCACCGGACATGAGTTTGCCGGCGAGATTGTCGAAATCGGGCGCAATGTCCAAGGGCTGCACATGGGGCAGCGATGCAGCGGCGAAGGACACCTGATTGGCAAACAATCCCGTCAAAGTCGGGGCGGAAAATTCCACCTTGATCCCGAAACCCGCGGTATCGGGGTGAATGAACAGGGGGCATTTGCCGAATATCTGCGCCTGCCTGCGTTCAATGTTGTGCCCCTGCCCGACGAGATCAGTGATGACATCGGGGCCATCCTTGATCCTTTGGGCAACGCTGTTCACACGGCCTTGTCCTTTGATCTGCTGGGCGAAGACGTGCTGATCACCGGCGCGGGGCCGATTGGCATTATGGCCGCGGCAGTTGCCCGCCACGCAGGCGCGCGCAATGTCGTTATCACGGACATAAATCAGGACCGGTTGGATCTGGCAGCCAAGGTTGCAGATGTTACGCCGGTGAATGTGACAAGCGAAGATCTGGCAGACGTTCAAGGGCGCTTGAAAATCAAACAAGGGTTTGATGTCGGCCTGGAAATGTCAGGTAATCAGGCGGCACTTGATCAAATGGTCGAAGCCATGGTGATGGGAGGCCGCATCGCCTTGCTTGGCATCCCCCCCGGCAAAAGCCCTGTCGACTGGAGCCGGATCGTGTTCAAGGCAATCACTCTCAAGGGCATCTACGGCCGCGAGATTTTCGAAACGTGGTATAAAATGATTGCCATGATTCAAAACGGCTTGGACGTTTTTGGCGTGATCACCCACCGCTTTGCGATGAAGGACTTTGAAAAGGGGTTTAGCGTGATGAAATCCGGCCTCTCAGGCAAGGTCGTGCTGGACTGGCGCGCCGGTTAA
- a CDS encoding sigma-70 family RNA polymerase sigma factor: MTISYATARSAPILEWADERVLIEGWQQRKDRTALEKLLLSHVRIVFAWVRKLSTDRAEQEEMVSEGILGLIKAADMFDLARDVRFSTYARWWVKNSVLTAFERLRSIVELPAGMRAEEGQQVKQSTDLFDMLVCDDPTPEERMIAISSRDQLRARLADALTGLNEIDREIVTSRTLKHPSETINDLAARLNMNTTKVRQVERRAMSRLKNELLARGVTTSRAD; this comes from the coding sequence ATGACAATTTCTTATGCGACCGCAAGGAGCGCACCCATTCTTGAATGGGCAGACGAGCGTGTTTTGATCGAAGGCTGGCAACAGCGGAAAGACCGCACAGCGCTGGAAAAATTGCTTTTGTCTCACGTGCGGATTGTTTTTGCATGGGTGCGGAAACTCAGCACGGACCGCGCAGAACAAGAAGAGATGGTGTCCGAAGGTATCCTTGGACTGATCAAGGCGGCTGATATGTTTGATCTTGCGAGAGACGTCAGGTTCTCAACCTACGCCCGGTGGTGGGTCAAGAATAGTGTGCTGACCGCATTTGAACGCCTCAGATCTATCGTTGAATTGCCCGCCGGTATGCGTGCGGAAGAAGGGCAGCAGGTCAAACAAAGTACAGACCTGTTTGATATGTTGGTTTGCGACGATCCCACGCCCGAAGAACGGATGATCGCGATCTCATCGCGCGATCAGCTGCGGGCGCGGCTGGCCGATGCCCTTACGGGGCTGAACGAAATTGACCGTGAAATCGTGACCAGCAGAACCTTGAAGCACCCCTCGGAAACGATCAACGATCTGGCGGCAAGGTTAAATATGAACACCACCAAGGTAAGACAGGTCGAACGCCGCGCAATGTCGCGGTTAAAAAACGAGCTATTGGCCCGCGGCGTCACAACAAGCAGAGCTGATTAG
- a CDS encoding flagellar hook-length control protein FliK encodes MIQTINLLAPSKSSDATNQQTVPEGFAALMQGKSAVETAVTAPEIANAESELVAGELIDGAAERATETPGPPAQMPSPAPLLKDGETVVPAVSAKVGLPDAQTFERRGFAVPDQFADAGKVQQPDAAPQTLVGTDSNKQSQNLVNSTPVIATDTKLTHQTVPPVQTGPQPVPVAITSAPMVQSALPEPAFAQASTQPQIAVDTTDIAKRQVTVAAAGQPQSPAPITPVSQVGQDSAAPLSLPSDKPTPPIRTPEMPTAQAPQTVAKDALQLTTPNPAQDIAKPTVQVQLSQGQLQVLGPEQQTIAAQGMPAIQTAQGVAKPSLIKQGELSQIDHAAPDGRAADRPSMMGAVFATGKATLPNAPLKPANQGTVPLDLDHPEHLPPAPALSSTTASTEAGQAMSAAETVAKPAAKPFSEALMAQVKSVEVAQGRTTVNLIPRGLGSIEIEVLSESDVTQKVVVRVENPAVLQALRDDRQGLAQAIGVSDSSIFDFQEQAAGDHPSQRQHNSNQGGIALSDGPLAQPEPKHLDVVQDGQLDILT; translated from the coding sequence GTGATCCAGACAATCAACCTATTAGCGCCGTCAAAATCATCGGATGCAACCAATCAACAAACTGTGCCGGAAGGTTTTGCCGCGCTGATGCAGGGCAAGTCGGCCGTTGAAACCGCTGTCACCGCCCCTGAGATTGCCAATGCAGAAAGCGAGTTGGTTGCGGGGGAACTTATTGACGGCGCAGCTGAGCGGGCGACGGAAACACCTGGACCGCCCGCTCAAATGCCGTCGCCCGCGCCCCTGTTGAAGGACGGTGAAACGGTGGTGCCCGCGGTTTCGGCGAAGGTGGGTCTCCCTGATGCCCAAACTTTTGAACGTCGCGGTTTCGCTGTGCCAGACCAGTTCGCCGACGCCGGAAAGGTACAACAACCCGACGCTGCGCCGCAGACATTGGTCGGGACAGACAGCAACAAACAATCCCAAAATCTAGTGAACAGCACGCCTGTAATCGCCACGGACACCAAACTGACACATCAGACGGTACCGCCTGTCCAAACAGGGCCGCAGCCCGTACCGGTTGCGATCACATCCGCTCCGATGGTCCAGTCAGCCCTGCCAGAACCAGCTTTTGCGCAAGCAAGCACCCAGCCCCAAATTGCCGTGGATACGACCGACATCGCCAAACGTCAGGTTACGGTGGCAGCCGCCGGACAGCCGCAATCTCCCGCGCCCATCACCCCCGTTTCGCAAGTCGGGCAGGACAGCGCGGCGCCCTTATCGTTGCCGTCGGACAAGCCCACCCCCCCAATCCGAACACCAGAAATGCCCACCGCTCAGGCACCTCAAACCGTCGCAAAGGATGCGTTGCAACTGACGACACCAAACCCTGCACAAGACATCGCGAAACCGACGGTACAGGTTCAATTGAGCCAAGGGCAGCTTCAGGTTTTGGGACCAGAACAACAGACGATCGCAGCCCAAGGCATGCCCGCCATCCAAACCGCGCAGGGCGTTGCGAAACCTTCCTTGATCAAACAGGGTGAGCTGTCCCAGATCGATCACGCTGCGCCAGACGGACGTGCGGCAGATCGGCCATCGATGATGGGCGCTGTTTTCGCGACCGGCAAAGCGACGCTACCAAACGCCCCTCTCAAACCGGCAAACCAAGGGACGGTCCCGCTTGATCTTGATCATCCCGAACACCTGCCGCCTGCGCCTGCCCTTTCATCAACAACAGCAAGCACCGAAGCCGGACAGGCCATGAGCGCTGCTGAAACCGTGGCCAAACCTGCCGCCAAGCCCTTTTCAGAAGCACTGATGGCACAGGTGAAATCCGTCGAGGTCGCGCAGGGGCGCACCACCGTTAACCTGATCCCGCGTGGGTTAGGCAGTATCGAAATTGAAGTCCTTTCGGAAAGTGACGTCACACAAAAGGTTGTAGTACGCGTTGAAAATCCGGCTGTTTTGCAAGCGTTGCGGGATGACCGGCAAGGCCTTGCGCAGGCGATTGGCGTTTCGGACAGCAGCATTTTTGACTTTCAGGAACAGGCCGCGGGGGATCACCCGTCCCAGCGCCAGCACAACAGCAATCAGGGTGGTATCGCTCTTTCCGACGGCCCCCTGGCGCAGCCGGAACCTAAACATCTCGATGT